The following are encoded in a window of Fusarium oxysporum f. sp. lycopersici 4287 chromosome 5, whole genome shotgun sequence genomic DNA:
- a CDS encoding hypothetical protein (At least one base has a quality score < 10): MVVGRLTHYAFDAVLFSAFLAGMKRSTGLTFKTDKVAGENKEFTGWIDRYLGVGEWVMDQSVAIAGSSGYFERTR; encoded by the exons ATGGTG GTCGGACGGTTGACACACTATGCCTTTGACGCCGTTCTCT TCTCGGCTTTCCTTGCCGGCATGAAGCGATCTACTGGCCTGAC TTTCAAGACCGACAAGGTCGCCGGCGAGAACAAGGAATTCACCGGCTGGATCGATAGATACCTCGGTGTCGGAGAATGGGTCATGGATCAATCCGTCGCGATCGCAGGCTCCAGCGGCTACTTTGAGCGAACCCGATGA
- a CDS encoding hypothetical protein (At least one base has a quality score < 10), with protein sequence MKRSTGLTFKTDKVAGENKEFTGWIDRYLGVGEWVMDQSVAIAGSSGYFERTR encoded by the exons ATGAAGCGATCTACTGGCCTGAC TTTCAAGACCGACAAGGTCGCCGGCGAGAACAAGGAATTCACCGGCTGGATCGATAGATACCTCGGTGTCGGAGAATGGGTCATGGATCAATCCGTCGCGATCGCAGGCTCCAGCGGCTACTTTGAGCGAACCCGATGA
- a CDS encoding pyruvate kinase gives MAQKPSHKHSKSVMAATAQDHLEFGGKISWLASLDTAFRPQRNYRRSSIICTIGPKTNSVEAINKLRDSGLNVVRMNFSHGSYEYHKSVIDNARESEATHAGRNVAIALDTKGPEIRTGNTPNDEDIPITAGHEMNITTDDSYATACDDKNMYVDYKNITSVIEPGRVIYVDDGVLAFDVLEIKDEKTIRVKARNNGAICSKKGVNLPNTDVDLPALSEKDKADLKFGVENNVDMVFASFIRRAQDIYDIREVLGEKGKHIQIISKIENRQGLNNFKEILEATDGVMVARGDLGIEIPAAEVFAAQKKLIAMCNLAGKPVICATQMLESMIKNPRPTRAEISDVGNAITDGADCVMLSGETAKGSYPSEAVKEMHETCLKAENTIPYVSHFEEMCTLVKRPVSTVESCAMAAVRASLDLGAGGIIVLSTSGESARMLSKYRPVCPIFMVTRSPTTSRFAHLYRGVYPFLFPETKPDFTQVNWQEDVDRRIKWAVNNALQLNVLTPGDTVVVVQGWKGGMGNTNTLRIVKADPEHLGIGQLQ, from the exons ATGGCTCAGAAACCCTCACACAAGCATTCCAAAAGCGTCATGGCTGCTACCGCTCAGGACCACCTCGAGTTCGGAGGCAAGATCTCATGGCTTGCTTCCCTCGACACCGCTTTCCGACCTCAGCGCAACTACCGCCGctcatccatcatctgcaCCATTGGCCCCAAGACCAACTCTGTTGAggccatcaacaagctccGAGATTCCGGTCTTAACGTTGTCCGCATGAACTTCTCCCACGGATCATACGAGTACCACAAGTCTGTCATTGACAACGCTCGTGAGTCCGAGGCTACCCACGCTGGTCGCAATGTTGCCATTGCTCTTGACACCAAGGGCCCCGAGATCCGAACGGGCAACACTCCCAACGATGAGGATATTCCCATCACTGCTGGCCACGAGATGAACATCACCACCGACGATTCTTATGCCACTGCCTGTGATGACAAGAACAT GTACGTCGACTACAAGAACATCACCAGCGTCATTGAGCCCGGCCGTGTCATCTACGTCGACGACGGTGTTCTCGCTTTCGACGTcctcgagatcaaggacgAGAAGACTATCCGAGTCAAGGCCCGCAACAACGGTGCCATCTGCTCCAAGAAGGGTGTCAACCTGCCCAACACTGATGTCGATCTGCCCGCTCTTTCcgagaaggacaaggctgATCTCAAGTTCGGTGTTGAGAACAACGTCGACATGGTTTTCGCCTCTTTCATCCGCCGCGCTCAGGACATCTATGACATCCGTGAGGTTCTCGGCGAGAAGGGCAAGCACATTCAGATCATCTCCAAGATTGAGAACCGACAGGgtctcaacaacttcaaggAGATCCTCGAGGCCACCGATGGTGTCATGGTTGCCCGTGGTGATCTCGGTATCGAGATTCCCGCTGCTGAGGTGTTTGCTgcccagaagaagctcatTGCCATGTGCAACCTCGCTGGCAAGCCCGTCATCTGCGCTACTCAGATGCTCGAGTCCATGATCAAGAACCCCCGCCCCACCCGTGCTGAGATCAGCGACGTCGGTAACGCCATCACTGATGGTGCCGACTGTGTTATGCTTTCTGGTGAGACAGCCAAGGGTAGCTACCCCTCcgaggctgtcaaggagaTGCACGAGACTTGTCTCAAGGCCGAGAACACCATCCCCTACGTCTCCCACTTCGAGGAGATGTGCACTCTTGTCAAGCGACCTGTCTCCACTGTCGAGTCTTGCGCTATGGCTGCTGTCCGTGCCTCCCTCGATCTCGGTGCCGGTGGTATCATTGTCCTCTCCACCTCCGGAGAGTCGGCCCGCATGCTTTCCAAGTACCGACCCGTGTGCCCCATCTTCATGGTCACCCGAAGCCCCACAACATCTCGATTCGCCCATCTGTACCGTGGCGTGTACCCCTTCCTGTTCCCCGAGACCAAGCCCGACTTCACCCAGGTTAACTGGCAGGAGGATGTCGATCGCCGAATCAAGTGGGCCGTCAACAACGCTCTCCAGCTCAACGTTCTCACCCCCGGTGACACCGTTGTCGTTGTCCAGGGCTGGAAGGGCGGCATGGGTAACACCAACACCCTCCGAATCGTCAAGGCTGACCCCGAGCACCTTGGCATTGGTCAGCTTCAGTAA
- a CDS encoding hypothetical protein (At least one base has a quality score < 10), which translates to MVLLNLLTLGLWSKVGRLTHYAFDAVLFSAFLAGMKRSTGLTFKTDKVAGENKEFTGWIDRYLGVGEWVMDQSVAIAGSSGYFERTR; encoded by the exons ATGGTG ctcctcaacctgcTGACTCTGGGACTCTGGTCAAAGGTCGGACGGTTGACACACTATGCCTTTGACGCCGTTCTCT TCTCGGCTTTCCTTGCCGGCATGAAGCGATCTACTGGCCTGAC TTTCAAGACCGACAAGGTCGCCGGCGAGAACAAGGAATTCACCGGCTGGATCGATAGATACCTCGGTGTCGGAGAATGGGTCATGGATCAATCCGTCGCGATCGCAGGCTCCAGCGGCTACTTTGAGCGAACCCGATGA
- a CDS encoding alcohol oxidase (At least one base has a quality score < 10) — MATPNSYANSLGVLPEEFDIIVCGGGSCGCVVAGRLANLDHNLKVLLIEAGESNLNNPWVFRPGIYPRNMKLDSKTASFYKSRPSKWLAGRAATVPCAHILGGGSSINFMMYTRASASDYDDFQAKGWTTEELLPLMRKHETYQRHSVNPDIHGFEGPIKVSFGNYTYPVKDDFLRAAESQGIPFVDDLQDLSTGHGAEHWLKWINRDTGRRSDSAHAYVHATRAKHSNLYLACNTKVDKIIMENGRAVGVQTVPTKPLHPNQLQTRIFRARKQIVVSGGTLSSPLILQRSGIGDPQKLRAAGVEPKVDLPGVGLNFQDHYLTFSVYRAKPETESFDDFVRGDPEVQKRVFDEWHQKGTGPLATNGIEAGVKIRPTEQELKDFERWPTPHFTEGWKSYFKNKPDKPVMHYSVIAGFFGDHMLMPPGKFFSMFHFLEYPFSRGFTHIKSADPYDTPDFDAGFMNDERDMVPMVWGYIKSRETARRMDAYAGEVENMHPFFDYDSPARAHDLDLDTTKQYALPGNLTAGIGHGSWSSPLPEADRKPGANILNSNKAHIREELKYSDADIKAVEEWVKRHTESTWHCLGTCSMAPKEGNSIVKHGVLDERLNVHGVKGLKVADLSICPDNVGCNTYSTALLIGEKAAMLVAEDLGYSGEALEMKVPTYQAPGELEVRYRL, encoded by the exons atggcgacTCCCAACTCGTACGCGAACAGCCTCGGCGTCCTGCCAGAGGAGTTCGACATCATTGTGTGCGGTGGTGGAAGCTGCGGTTGTGTCGTTGCTGGACGATTGGCGAATCTTGACCATAACCTCAAGGTCCTGCTTATCGAGGCTGGCGAGagcaacctcaacaaccCTTGGGTGTTTAGGCCTGGTATCTATCCCCGTAACATGAAGCTGGACTCCAAGACGGCTTCGTTTTACAAGTCTCGTCCTAGCAAGTGGCTTGCTGGACGTGCTGCTACTGTGCCATGTGCTCAT ATCCTTGGCGGTGGTTCTTCcatcaacttcatgatgTACACTCGAGCTAGTGCCTCAGACT ACGACGACTTCCAAGCCAAGGGCTGGACCACTGAGGAACTCCTCCCTCTTATGAGAAAGCACGAGACCTACCAGCGCCACTCTGTCAACCCAGACATCCACGGCTTCGAGGGCCCCATCAAGGTCTCCTTCGGCAACTACACCTACCCCGTAAAGGACGACTTCCTCCGCGCCGCTGAGTCCCAAGGCATCCCCTTCGTCGACGATCTTCAAGATCTCTCCACCGGCCACGGCGCAGAGCACTGGCTCAAATGGATCAACCGAGACACGGGCCGTCGCAGCGACTCAGCGCACGCCTATGTCCATGCCACACGCGCCAAGCACAGTAACTTGTACTTGGCCTGCAACACAAAGgtcgacaagatcatcatggagaATGGTCGTGCCGTTGGTGTTCAGACTGTTCCTACCAAGCCGCTGCACCCGAACCAGCTGCAGACGCGAATCTTCCGTGCTAGAAAGCAGATTGTCGTTAGTGGCGGTACGCTTTCTTCGCCTTTGATTCTTCAGCGCTCTGGTATCGGTGACCCCCAGAAGCTTCGCGCTGCTGGCGTCGAGCCCAAGGTTGATCTTCCTGGAGTTGGACTCAATTTCCAGGATCATTATCTTACATTTTCGGTTTATCGGGCTAAGCCTGAGACTGAGAGTTTCGATGACTTTGTTCGTGGAGACCCTGAGGTTCAAAAG CGCGTCTTTGATGAATGGCACCAGAAGGGCACTGGACCCCTTGCCACCAACGGCATTGAGGCTGGTGTCAAGATCCGACCTACTGAGCAAGAGCTCAAGGACTTCGAGAGGTGGCCTACGCCTCATTTCACTGAGGGCTGGAAGTCTTacttcaagaacaagcctGACAAGCCTGTTATGCATTACTCTGTGATTGCCGGCTTCTTCGGTGATCACATGCTCAT GCCCCCTGGAAAGTTCTTCTCCATGTTCCACTTCCTCGAGTATCCTTTCTCTCGTGGCTTTACTCACATCAAGAGTGCTGATCCATACGATACTCCCGACTTTGATGCTGGATTT ATGAACGACGAGCGTGATATGGTCCCCATGGTCTGGGGATACATCAAGTCTCGTGAGACTGCCCGCCGCATGGACGCCTACGCTGGTGAAGTCGAGAACATG CACCCCTTCTTCGACTACGACAGCCCTGCTCGTGCTCATGATCTTGACCTGGATACCACCAAGCAATACGCTCTCCCTGGTAACCTCACTGCTGGTATTGGCCACGGAAGTTGGTCGTCTCCTCTCCCCGAGGCAGACCGCAAGCCCGGTGccaacatcctcaactcCAACAAGGCTCACATCCGCGAGGAGCTCAAGTACAGTGATGCCGACATCAAGGCCGTCGAAG AATGGGTCAAGCGCCACACCGAATCAACCTGGCACTGCCTCGGCACATGCTCCATGGCTCCCAAGGAGGGTAACAGCATCGTCAAGCACGGTGTTCTCGACGAGAGACTCAACGTCCACGGCGTCAAGGGTCTCAAGGTCGCTGATCTGTCCATCTGCCCTGACAACGTCGGCTGCAACACGTACTCTACTGCTCTGCTCATTGGTGAGAAGGCTGCTATGCTTGTTGCGGAGGATCTTGGATATTCTGGTGAGGCTTTGGAGATGAAGGTTCCCACTTACCAGGCACCTGGTGAGCTTGAGGTTCGATATCGTCTGTAA
- a CDS encoding transcription elongation factor SPT5 → MSSHDPSRFDDSEDEEDFNPAPADMSDEEQDGDDKQIKRGSSPAPRDDDDDEDERPSKSRHADDDDEEEEEEEEEDDNPKRRDDDEDEDDEEDDEDEDDVQQGHRRKRRKERGAAFFDIEAEVDDEDEAEDDEMLGEEIGDFITNDHPDDMAETGIDDDRRHRELDRRREIDSSMDAEKQAEILRQRYGNRRSGKGFRDASVVPKRLLLPSVDDPSIWAVRCKEGKEREVVFSIMKRIEERAGTKDELAITAAFERGGPDSVMKGFVYVEARRQTDILKGLDSMLNVYPHSKMILVDIKDMPELFRVSKTPTLEPGAWVRLRRPMKHNGDLAQVIDVTENGLEARVRFIPRLDYGMRDDAFSSVTADGKRKRPFGMAGPKPPQRLFSEVEARKRHPRHIQGNPTAGTWTYMGDEFENGFQVKDIKIQQLITTDVNPSLEEVTRFASGAEDGTENLDLKALAHSLKDSNALATYLPGDIVEVYTGEQKGVVGKAMRVHSDVVSITVTEGDLVGQEIDVPIRSLRKRFKIGDHVKVIGGSKFRDEVGMVVNIKDDQVTLLTDQTNSEVTVFSKDLREASDIGGQGSLGQYSLHDLVQLDPTTVGCVVKVDRESLVVLDQFGDTRQVMPSQIANKLPKRKTAVAADRSGSEIRLEDVVKEYTGQQRQGKIIHIHRSYVFLHTNDSKENAGVFVTKASMVNTVAAKGGRVAAASAGPDLTAMNPALKLHKNGTENKPVQQPRSFGRDKAIEQTVIIRKGAYKGLLGIVKDTTDTHARVELHTKSKTITVPKDSLSFKNKLTGATIDIASRGGRGGYGGGAGRGGGGDRVPGWQGGSRTPMAGSNSERVPAWGSRTPAAASGRTPAWKAPDMSGARTPAWADGSRTVNPYDGNRTAYGSGGRTPAWQAGGRTPAPGDAFGAGSRTPAYGGGGDSWGSGSKTPAWGVSAPTPGASGNDSWGGSGAYDAPTPGVGLGAPTPGALSAPTPGAYSAPTPAAISAPTPGASWQGGWGADSAPTPAAGAPTPGYYGAPTPAAYAPPETPAATGPRYTDDD, encoded by the exons ATGTCCTCCCACGACCCTTCGCGCTTCGACGATtccgaagatgaggaagattTCAACCCAGCGCCCGCCGATATGTCCGACGAGGAGCAAGATGGCGACGACAAGCAGATAAAGCGTGGAAGCAGTCCTGCGCCTcgcgatgatgacgatgacgaggatgagcGACCATCAAAGTCGCGACacgccgatgacgatgacgaggaggaagaagaagaagaggaagaggatgacaaTCCCAAGCGTcgcgatgatgacgaggacgaagatgatgaggaagacgacgaggacgaggacgatgtcCAGCAG GGCCATCGCAGAAAGCGCAGAAAGGAACGAGGAGCAGCTTTCTTCGATATCGAAGCCGaagtcgatgatgaagacgaagccgAAGATGACGAAATGCTGGGTGAAGAGATAGGCGACTTTATCACAAACGATCACCCAGACGATATGGCTGAAACTGGTATCGATGATGACCGACGACATCGTGAGCTCGATCGCCGTCGCGAGATAGATTCCAGCATGGACGCCGAGAAACAGGCAGAGATCCTGCGACAGCGATATGGTAATCGACGTTCTGGCAAAGGCTTCAGAGATGCATCGGTTGTTCCCAAGCGACTGCTCCTCCCTAGTGTGGACGATCCTAGCATTTGGGCCGTACGATGTAAAGAAGGCAAGGAGCGAGAAGTTGTTTTCTCGATTATGAAGCGCATCGAAGAGAGGGCTGGCACTAAGGATGAACTGGCCATCACTGCTGCGTTCGAACGTGGAGGCCCTGACTCTGTCATGAAGGGATTTGTCTACGTTGAGGCCCGACGTCAAACCGACATTTTGAAGGGATTGGACAGTATGCTCAATGTGTATCCTCACTCCAAGATGATCTTGGTTGATATCAAGGATATGCCTGAGCTGTTCCGCGTTTCCAAGACACCAACTCTGGAGCCTGGAGCCTGGGTTCGTCTCCGAAGACCTATGAAGCACAATGGCGATCTTGCTCAGGTCATTGATGTTACTGAGAACGGTCTGGAGGCTCGTGTCCGTTTCATTCCCAGATTGGACTATGGTATGCGAGACGATGCCTTCTCTTCAGTCACCGCCGATGGAAAGCGAAAGCGACCTTTCGGTATGGCTGGTCCTAAACCACCGCAGAGGCTCTTCAGCGAGGTTGAGGCACGAAAGCGCCATCCTCGACATATCCAGGGTAACCCTACTGCTGGAACATGGACCTACATGGGTGACGAGTTCGAGAATGGTTTCCAggtcaaggatatcaagatTCAGCAACTTATTACCACTGATGTCAATCCCTCACTTGAGGAAGTCACTCGATTCGCCTCAGGCGCTGAAGATGGAACCGAGAACCTTGATCTTAAGGCTCTGGCCCACAGTCTAAAGGACAGTAACGCTCTGGCTACGTACCTACCTGGCGATATTGTCGAGGTGTACACTGGCGAGCAGAAGGGTGTTGTCGGAAAGGCTATGCGAGTTCACTCCGATGTCGTCTCGATTACTGTTACTGAGGGTGATCTTGTTGGCCAGGAAATCGATGTTCCGATCCGATCTCTTCGCAAGCGCTTCAAGATTGGTGATCATGTCAAGGTCATTGGTGGCAGCAAGTTCCGCGACGAGGTCGGAATGGTTGTCAATATCAAGGACGATCAAGTTACTCTTCTGACAGATCAGACCAATTCTGAAGTCACTGTATTCAGCAAAGATTTGCGTGAAGCTAGTGATATCGGTGGTCAAGGATCATTGGGCCAGTACTCTCTTCACGATTTGGTGCAACTTGATCCCACGACAGTGGGATGCGTTGTCAAGGTAGATCGCGAGTcgcttgttgttcttgaccAGTTCGGAGACACTCGCCAGGTTATGCCATCGCAGATTGCCAACAAACTTCCAAAGCGAAAGACTGCTGTTGCCGCCGACCGAAGTGGCTCTGAGATTAGACTCGAAGATGTCGTCAAGGAGTACACAGGTCAACAACGACAGGGCAAGATTATTCACATCCATCGCTCGTATGTCTTCCTACACACCAACGACAGCAAGGAGAACGCTGGTGTATTTGTTACCAAGGCCAGCATGGTCAACACCGTTGCGGCCAAGGGAGGTCGTGTCGCTGCTGCATCCGCTGGTCCTGACCTGACAGCGATGAACCCAGCACTCAAGCTTCACAAGAACGGTACAGAAAACAAGCCAGTACAGCAACCCAGATCATTTGGCCGAGATAAGGCAATTGAACAGACTGTTATTATCAGGAAGGGAGCCTACAAAGGTCTTTTGGGTATTGTCAAGGATACAACAGATACCCACGCCCGGGTCGAGCTTCATACGAAGAGCAAGACTATTACAGTGCCCAAGGATAGTCTGAGCTTTAAGAACAAGTTGACTGGAGCTACAATTGACATCGCTAGCCGAGGAGGCCGTGGTGGAtatggtggtggtgctgggcggggaggtggtggtgatcGTGTGCCAGGATGGCAGGGCGGTTCTCGCACACCTATGGCGGGTAGTAACTCAGAAAGAGTGCCTGCTTGGGGATCACGAA CACCTGCAGCAGCAAGTGGACGCACACCCGCTTGGAAGGCCCCAGATATGTCCGGAGCCCGAACTCCCGCATGGGCTGATGGTTCACGAACTGTCAACCCTTACGACGGCAACCGTACTGCTTATGGCTCTGGAGGACGTACACCTGCCTGGCAGGCCGGTGGAAGGACTCCTGCTCCTGGCGATGCTTTCGGTGCTGGCTCACGTACGCCTGCATatggcggtggtggtgacaGCTGGGGTTCAGGATCCAAGACTCCCGCTTGGGGAGTATCTGCGCCAACTCCTGGAGCTAGTGGAAACGACTCATGGGGAGGTTCAGGCGCTTACGACGCCCCTACGCCCggtgttggtcttggtgcCCCGACTCCTGGTGCATTGAGTGCTCCTACACCTGGTGCCTACTCTGCACCGACTCCCGCGGCCATCAGCGCACCTACACCAGGAGCTTCGTGGCAAGGTGGATGGGGAGCAGACTCGGCTCCTACTCCTGCGGCTGGTGCTCCTACGCCTGGTTATTATGGTGCTCCTACACCCGCAGCATATGCCCCTCCAGAGACTCCTGCCGCCACTGGTCCTCGATACACTGATGACGATTGA
- a CDS encoding pyruvate kinase → MAATAQDHLEFGGKISWLASLDTAFRPQRNYRRSSIICTIGPKTNSVEAINKLRDSGLNVVRMNFSHGSYEYHKSVIDNARESEATHAGRNVAIALDTKGPEIRTGNTPNDEDIPITAGHEMNITTDDSYATACDDKNMYVDYKNITSVIEPGRVIYVDDGVLAFDVLEIKDEKTIRVKARNNGAICSKKGVNLPNTDVDLPALSEKDKADLKFGVENNVDMVFASFIRRAQDIYDIREVLGEKGKHIQIISKIENRQGLNNFKEILEATDGVMVARGDLGIEIPAAEVFAAQKKLIAMCNLAGKPVICATQMLESMIKNPRPTRAEISDVGNAITDGADCVMLSGETAKGSYPSEAVKEMHETCLKAENTIPYVSHFEEMCTLVKRPVSTVESCAMAAVRASLDLGAGGIIVLSTSGESARMLSKYRPVCPIFMVTRSPTTSRFAHLYRGVYPFLFPETKPDFTQVNWQEDVDRRIKWAVNNALQLNVLTPGDTVVVVQGWKGGMGNTNTLRIVKADPEHLGIGQLQ, encoded by the exons ATGGCTGCTACCGCTCAGGACCACCTCGAGTTCGGAGGCAAGATCTCATGGCTTGCTTCCCTCGACACCGCTTTCCGACCTCAGCGCAACTACCGCCGctcatccatcatctgcaCCATTGGCCCCAAGACCAACTCTGTTGAggccatcaacaagctccGAGATTCCGGTCTTAACGTTGTCCGCATGAACTTCTCCCACGGATCATACGAGTACCACAAGTCTGTCATTGACAACGCTCGTGAGTCCGAGGCTACCCACGCTGGTCGCAATGTTGCCATTGCTCTTGACACCAAGGGCCCCGAGATCCGAACGGGCAACACTCCCAACGATGAGGATATTCCCATCACTGCTGGCCACGAGATGAACATCACCACCGACGATTCTTATGCCACTGCCTGTGATGACAAGAACAT GTACGTCGACTACAAGAACATCACCAGCGTCATTGAGCCCGGCCGTGTCATCTACGTCGACGACGGTGTTCTCGCTTTCGACGTcctcgagatcaaggacgAGAAGACTATCCGAGTCAAGGCCCGCAACAACGGTGCCATCTGCTCCAAGAAGGGTGTCAACCTGCCCAACACTGATGTCGATCTGCCCGCTCTTTCcgagaaggacaaggctgATCTCAAGTTCGGTGTTGAGAACAACGTCGACATGGTTTTCGCCTCTTTCATCCGCCGCGCTCAGGACATCTATGACATCCGTGAGGTTCTCGGCGAGAAGGGCAAGCACATTCAGATCATCTCCAAGATTGAGAACCGACAGGgtctcaacaacttcaaggAGATCCTCGAGGCCACCGATGGTGTCATGGTTGCCCGTGGTGATCTCGGTATCGAGATTCCCGCTGCTGAGGTGTTTGCTgcccagaagaagctcatTGCCATGTGCAACCTCGCTGGCAAGCCCGTCATCTGCGCTACTCAGATGCTCGAGTCCATGATCAAGAACCCCCGCCCCACCCGTGCTGAGATCAGCGACGTCGGTAACGCCATCACTGATGGTGCCGACTGTGTTATGCTTTCTGGTGAGACAGCCAAGGGTAGCTACCCCTCcgaggctgtcaaggagaTGCACGAGACTTGTCTCAAGGCCGAGAACACCATCCCCTACGTCTCCCACTTCGAGGAGATGTGCACTCTTGTCAAGCGACCTGTCTCCACTGTCGAGTCTTGCGCTATGGCTGCTGTCCGTGCCTCCCTCGATCTCGGTGCCGGTGGTATCATTGTCCTCTCCACCTCCGGAGAGTCGGCCCGCATGCTTTCCAAGTACCGACCCGTGTGCCCCATCTTCATGGTCACCCGAAGCCCCACAACATCTCGATTCGCCCATCTGTACCGTGGCGTGTACCCCTTCCTGTTCCCCGAGACCAAGCCCGACTTCACCCAGGTTAACTGGCAGGAGGATGTCGATCGCCGAATCAAGTGGGCCGTCAACAACGCTCTCCAGCTCAACGTTCTCACCCCCGGTGACACCGTTGTCGTTGTCCAGGGCTGGAAGGGCGGCATGGGTAACACCAACACCCTCCGAATCGTCAAGGCTGACCCCGAGCACCTTGGCATTGGTCAGCTTCAGTAA